The genome window TGCAGGCCCGGGCTATTGAAAACCAGGCTTATGTGCTGGGTTGTAACCGTATTGGTTCGGATGGTAACAGCCTGAACTACAGCGGTGACAGTATGGTGGTGAATTATTTAGGCCAAATCCAGGCTGAACTGTCCGTTTCGCAGGCTGGTGTGGTATCGACAGAGCTGAACCTGAGTGCTTTACAACAATTTAAACAGAAGTTTCCGGCTTATCTGGATGCGGATCCTTTTGTGTTAACGCCTTCATTTTAAGGAGAACCCATGTATCAGCGGCAAGTGACGGTACTGGTGTATTTAAGTTTTATGTTATTGGGTTTGCTCAGTATTTTGTGGGGCATTTTGCTGCCTGACATTATGGTGCAGTTGCAGATGTCACCTGCCGCTAGCGGCTTGTTTTTTGCCTGTTTGTCTATGGGTTCCATTACCGGCGCGTTTTTAGGCGGCAAGTATGTGCAGAAGTTTGAATTTGTGCCCTTATTTGCAGTGTTATTACTGACTTTAGTGGTGCTGATTATTGGTGCTTCCTTTGTGCAGTATTGGCCCTTGTTGTTGTTTTTTGTCTTTGCTCTGGGTTTAACCTGTTCAGGTTTATTCACCATAGGCCACACGCTCATTGCCCGGCTTTATGTGGAAAAACGTGCCCGCATGATGGGGTTTATGGACTTTATGTTTAGCTTAGGCACCTTAGCTGCACCTTTGTATGTAGTAGTACTGTATTGGGGTATCGAAGACTGGCGTTGGCCATTACGCATTTTGGCGGTGTTTTTAGCCGGAACAGCGCTATTCGCCTGGTATTTAGGTCGTACTCATCAAAGTCCTGCTCATATGGCACATGCCAAAGGTAGTTTGTCTTATCGCCAGGTGATGAAAAAACCAGTGTTTTTTGCTTTGGCCTTAATGATGTTTGGTTATGGTGCTGTAGAGTGGGGGCATGGTAACTGGTTTGTCACTTATGCCAGTCAGGGCTTAGCTTTAAGTACAGAACAGTCCCGCTTAATTTTTGCCTTTTTTACCGGTGGTATGGTGCTGAGCAGGTTAAGTTTTTCATTGTTTTTACGTTGGTTTACCAGTGCTCAGTTATTGATGATCCTGGTGCTCTGTGCCTTTTGTGGCGCTGTATTAGTGAAAATCACTGCGGTGCCGGCGTTATTGCAACTGGGTAACTTTGCTTTGGGTTTAGGCTTAGGCGCTATATTCCCGCTGATGTTAACGGCAGCTATGGATCTGGACAGTGATAATGGTCCGGTGTTGTCGGGTCTTGCCAATATTGGTGGCTCTATAGGCTATCAGGCTGCAGCTTTGGGCACTGGTCTAGCGGCACAACAAGTGGGTATTGCGACCGCCTACTGGCTGATCCCTATACTGGCGGTCTGGCTCTTAGGTACTGTCAGTTATTTCAGTTATTTGTTGCATAAAAAACATACGCAAGCAGTACAAGTTTAACTTTTTTGCTGCATTTGTTGGTTTTATAACCAGCTTACTCTTGATTCTGAACGGCTTTAGGCGCATAACCTAAGGCC of Rheinheimera sp. MM224 contains these proteins:
- a CDS encoding MFS transporter yields the protein MYQRQVTVLVYLSFMLLGLLSILWGILLPDIMVQLQMSPAASGLFFACLSMGSITGAFLGGKYVQKFEFVPLFAVLLLTLVVLIIGASFVQYWPLLLFFVFALGLTCSGLFTIGHTLIARLYVEKRARMMGFMDFMFSLGTLAAPLYVVVLYWGIEDWRWPLRILAVFLAGTALFAWYLGRTHQSPAHMAHAKGSLSYRQVMKKPVFFALALMMFGYGAVEWGHGNWFVTYASQGLALSTEQSRLIFAFFTGGMVLSRLSFSLFLRWFTSAQLLMILVLCAFCGAVLVKITAVPALLQLGNFALGLGLGAIFPLMLTAAMDLDSDNGPVLSGLANIGGSIGYQAAALGTGLAAQQVGIATAYWLIPILAVWLLGTVSYFSYLLHKKHTQAVQV